From the Candidatus Palauibacter polyketidifaciens genome, one window contains:
- a CDS encoding FAD-binding oxidoreductase, translated as MKRGYDFAIAGGGVIGASIAFHLAELSDASVALFDRGEVCGGGTGRSCAVIRSHYSVASNTRLTLRSLEVFRDFREALGEDGVACGFVNSGYLILAGPGSFADRLADNLARQRELGADTSPIGRAEARELHPWLELEDVAAIGWEPASGYADPVATTLGYVTAAQRRGVAVFEHTPVERLCLAPDGGTSANRVTGVTTPGGTVEAGCVVSAVGPWTRGLYAESGLSDDAVEALRLQVSRHVVLTFGGSSEYGPEIPIVKDLTVNNKMYFRPADGGVVLVGTGDFGDPLEDPDRMTATAPRDLVSLQRTQIGARMPAFEGARLTDSWVGPYDITPDWNPVLGPAPDLPGLYLAYGFSGHGFKLAPAIGRCVAQSLLGETPDVDLAPYRPERFRKEALLLGAYGVGSIS; from the coding sequence GTGAAGAGGGGCTACGACTTTGCGATCGCGGGCGGGGGCGTCATCGGCGCCTCCATCGCCTTTCACCTGGCGGAGCTGTCGGATGCCTCGGTCGCCCTCTTCGACCGGGGAGAAGTCTGCGGCGGTGGCACGGGCCGGTCGTGCGCCGTCATCCGCAGCCACTACTCGGTGGCGAGCAACACCCGGCTGACGCTCCGGAGTCTCGAGGTGTTCCGCGATTTCCGGGAAGCGCTCGGCGAAGACGGCGTCGCGTGCGGCTTCGTGAACTCGGGCTACCTCATCCTGGCCGGGCCCGGATCCTTCGCCGACCGATTGGCCGACAATCTCGCACGGCAACGGGAGCTGGGCGCGGACACGTCGCCCATCGGGCGGGCGGAGGCACGTGAACTGCACCCCTGGCTCGAACTGGAAGACGTGGCTGCGATCGGCTGGGAACCCGCGTCGGGCTACGCGGATCCAGTCGCCACGACCCTGGGGTACGTCACGGCCGCGCAGCGGCGCGGGGTAGCGGTGTTCGAGCACACACCCGTGGAGCGGCTGTGCCTCGCGCCGGACGGCGGGACCTCCGCCAATCGCGTGACCGGCGTGACGACGCCCGGCGGGACGGTGGAGGCCGGGTGCGTCGTGAGTGCGGTGGGCCCCTGGACCCGAGGTCTCTACGCAGAATCCGGCCTATCGGACGATGCCGTCGAAGCCCTCCGGTTGCAGGTGTCGCGGCACGTGGTACTGACGTTCGGCGGCTCCTCGGAATATGGCCCTGAAATTCCTATCGTAAAAGATCTTACTGTCAATAATAAGATGTATTTTCGACCTGCCGATGGCGGTGTCGTGCTCGTGGGGACCGGAGACTTCGGAGACCCGCTGGAGGATCCCGACCGCATGACCGCCACCGCTCCGCGCGACCTCGTCTCCCTGCAGCGGACGCAGATCGGAGCCCGCATGCCGGCCTTCGAGGGGGCGCGCCTCACGGACTCGTGGGTGGGACCCTACGACATCACACCGGACTGGAATCCGGTGCTGGGCCCCGCGCCCGACCTGCCCGGCCTGTACCTCGCCTACGGGTTCTCGGGGCACGGGTTCAAGCTGGCCCCGGCCATCGGGCGCTGCGTGGCGCAGTCCCTGCTGGGCGAGACGCCCGACGTCGACCTCGCCCCCTACCGCCCGGAACGCTTCCGCAAAGAAGCACTGCTCCTGGGCGCCTACGGCGTCGGATCAATCTCGTAG